One window of the Salvia splendens isolate huo1 unplaced genomic scaffold, SspV2 ctg828, whole genome shotgun sequence genome contains the following:
- the LOC121791484 gene encoding splicing factor U2af small subunit B-like has product MAEHLASIFGTEKDRVNCPFYFKIGACRHGDRCSRLHTKPSISPTILLSNMYQRPDMITPGVDAQGQPIDPKKMQEHFEDFYEDLFEELNKYGEIESLNVCDNLADHVVGNVYVQFREEEHAANALQNLTGRFYAGRPIIVDFSPVTDFREATCRQYEEDACNRGGYCNFMHLKRINRELRHQLFGRRRSRHSRSRSRSPYRHRSYDDRSHESRSHSRRYDDHDRHESRSRRRKSTSPRSRRGSSPCGRRNRSPVREGSEERRAKIAQWNREKEETERSGNKANAGDEDRRAKNDHSGNIDNGGHNEPTQ; this is encoded by the exons ATGGCGGAGCACTTGGCGTCAATTTTCGGAACAGAGAAGGACAGAGTTAACTGCCCATTCTACTTCAAGATCGGCGCGTGCAGGCATGGCGACCGCTGCTCCCGCCTCCACACCAAGCCGAGCATCAGCCCCACGATCCTTCTTTCCAACATGTACCAGCGCCCCGACATGATTACTCCTGGCGTCGACGCTCAGGGCCAGCCGATcgaccccaaaaaaatgcaggAACACTTCGAG GACTTTTATGAAGATTTATTTGAGGAGCTAAACAAATACGGAGAGATTGAAAGCTTGAATGTTTGTGACAATTTAGCTGATCATGTG GTTGGCAATGTTTATGTCCAATTTAGGGAGGAAGAGCATGCTGCTAATGCTCTTCAAAACCTGACTGGGCGGTTCTATGCAG GACGCCCCATCATTGTTGATTTCTCCCCAGTGACTGATTTTCGTGAAGCCACCTGTAGGCAGTATGAGGAGGACGCATGTAACCGTGGTGGCTACTGTAACTTCATGCATCTGAAAAGGATTAACAG GGAGTTGAGGCACCAATTATTTGGGAGGCGTAGGAGTAGACACAGCCGTAGCAGGAGCAGGAGTCCCTATCGGCACCGTAGCTATGATGACCGCTCACATGAGAGTCGGAGTCACAGCAGAAGGTATGATGACCACGACCGCCATGAAAGTCGAAGCAGGAGGCGCAAGAGCACAAGTCCAAGAAGTAGGAGGGGTAGTAGCCCATGTGGCAGGAGGAATCGTAGTCCTGTTAGGGAAGGTAGTGAAGAAAGACGTGCTAAAATTGCACAGTGGAATAGGGAGAAGGAAGAAACAGAACGTTCTGGCAACAAGGCAAATGCTGGTGATGAGGATCGTAGGGCTAAAAATGACCACTCTGGCAATATAGACAACGGAGGACACAATGAGCCAACACAGTAG